Sequence from the Nitrincola iocasae genome:
ATTCCTCGAACCAGGATATTCTCTCTGGGCATACCACTGCTGATCATAACTTCGGCAACGGCTGATGCACGCCGCTGTGACAGTTCAAGATTATAGGCTGGGTCACCAAATGTATCAGTATGACCTTCCAGAGTCAGACCACTGATACCCACTTCCAGAAAATCATGGATAATAGTGGCTATAGTCTGCTGACTAGCCGGCGCTATATCATCAGAATCAAATTTGAACAAAACTTTGGCTGCCAAGCCGAACTCCCAGCCTTCGTCAGAAAACTGGAATCCATGCTTTTGCAAAACAGCAACCTGCTCTGCATTCAATCCTCGTTCCTGGAACAACTGACACGCCGTTAATGTCAGCATACATACCAACAAAATCAATACCCTCACAACTCTACCCTCTTTAATATAGAAATTAACTAATGTGAAAATTTTTCTCATTCTTTTTTGCTGTGTACATGGCGTCATCGGCCGCTTGCATCAAAGCTTTTGGGGTTTCACCCTGCTGAGGAAAGGTGGCAACACCAATAGTAAGTGAAAACGAAACTCGTTCACCGCTTTCAAGAATAATCGGATGAGACATAGCGTCAACAATTTTACTGGCCATTCTCTCCAGATCCTGATCCTGCTGCAAAGGCTGTATTAATATGGCAAACTCATCACCGCCAAGACGTGCCAATTGATCCTGCTCTCGGATCAATGCACCAAGCCGCTTCGCAGTCGTAACCAAAACCTCGTCTCCAGCAGCATGCCCAAACGTATCGTTGATGGATTTAAACTGATAGCCATCGATATAGAGCAGCGCCAGTCGCCGCCCCTTTTCACGAGCAGAAATAACCTGCTGAGACAGTACCCGTTCAAAATAAGCTCGGTTAGATACACCCGTAAGCGAGTCATGATTGGCCTTATAGCTCAGGGATGTGTTCTCTTGTTGCAGGTGCCCTTCCCAGGTTTCTATCTCGTCCAGCAGTATATTCAAATCTTCAGCTAATTCCCGGATTTCATAAATAGAGCTGAGTGGTGCCCTGAGTTTAAAAGAACGCTCTCGCGCGATTTTTCTAGCAATACTGGCTAGTTCCTGGACAGACTTGCAGATGAAACTGTGTATACGTCCGCCTTCAATATTAGCGCCCAGTGTACTGATAATCAGACTGAAAAATACAGCCAGAACACCACACATCATAAAGATGAAAAAAACCGATCCATCCGTATAGATTTGCAGCTCACCAACCTGCTCACCATTATGACGAACAGGCACAATTCTGGGTTGGTCCAGTATGAGACCTAGTAGCTGCCGCTCGATTTGACCCCATTGAGTTTTACTCGAGGCATTCCATTCGTAGAGTGTCTTGCCATACTCATCAAACACAACCACTTCTGAAAGCTTCTCAGTTTCCAGAATCAGATTTATACCTTCACGAATTGCATCACTGTCCTTGAACACCACGGCGGCTTCAAGTGTATAAGACAAAACACGGCTAACCAGCTTTTGGTTGTGATCAGCTAAGTTCACCAGGGCAAACAAACCCAATACCGTCAAGATAGTGCCCGAGGTGATAATGCCCACCAGATTACTGCGAATTTGTGCCTTGTGCATCAACCCGCGCAATGTGACTACCTTACGGTAGTTGACGCTCGTGTTCTGACTCATCTGACCAGCCTCATTCTCTTCCAAGTTTCAGTACTTGCGGATGTATGCGAATACCACTACGCGCTACTGCATCCAGGTTGACTTGGAATGAACTTCCCTCTTCAACAAGGTTCAGACAAATCAGGCTGCCTCCATAACACTCAGGATCATGCTCGCTAATACTCAGTACAGGCTTACCGGTAATCTCAGATAGGAGGTTGTGTTGTTCTGAAGAAGTAAGCGCCCCAATATAAACAATGTCGCAACGCTCCACTTCCCCATAATCACTGTCCTGATAATGCTGCCAGGCATAAGAATTTCTGTTCACATCTTGATCAAATAGAGCTTGCATATACAGTGTTGATCCGACGATACAGGCTTTCGACGGAGCGATGTCATCGGGCCAACGAGAATAACTGACAATACCAGATACAATATAAGAAACCTGTTGTGCAGTTTGCTGCTCTCTATCGGCGTCAGTACTGGACGAATCAGCTGCCATCATTATGCCGGGCGCCAGGAAAGCAACTGATATGAAAGCAAAAAATATTAAAAAACGCCTCACGGAACACTGCTCCTAACGTTATCTCGCTCTAGCCAGTCAGTACTGTCTCGTGTTGGAACAGCACATTACCCGTTGATCAAACTCCACTTCCGGTAACTCTTGTGTTGCATACTAACAGCCCAACCATGAAACACAAAGCTGGCTTACTTAGTAAAAGGCAAGCCCGCAGCTCTGGGGAGGTTCGGCGTTTTCGAAATGCAGAACAATAGTTAAACTCAGTGAGTAATACTATTGCTCGCCATGCAACAATGCCTGAGCTTTCTCTTCCCCGAGATATTCAACCATCGCTGATGACAGGTGCGTGGTCCAGCCATCTGCATTTCGCTCCAGCATTAACACCCGCAGTTGCAGCGACTCAGCCAAGGGCATGCCCTCGGTTCCCAACACCATCATCGCAGTAGCCCAGGCATCCGCTTCGGCGTTTTCAGGGGTCAGCACCGTCACCGAAGCAACGCGGTGATTTATCGGCCAACCGGTGAGCGGATTGATGGTATGAGAAAAACGCTGCCCATCCACTTCAAAGTAATTACGGTAATCACCAGAAGTCGCTATCGACATATCCTTCACCGGGATAATATGATGCGCTACCTGCACCCCGCTATGGGGTAACTCTATACCAATGCGCCAGCTCTGGCCCGGCTCACGCTCGCCGGATGCTACCAGCTCGCCACCAATATTTACCAAAAAATGGCTCAGTCCCTGAGCAGTCAGATAACGTGCAACCTCATCGACACCAAAGCCCTTGGCAACCCCCGATAGATCGATAAAGAAATCCCGCTGCCGACGTGCCTGACTGGCTGAAGTATCTAACTCAAGACCCTGATAGCCAGCCGTAGCCAGTCGCGTTTGCAGTTGTTCGGGTTCAGGAATCTCATCCGGCCGCTGTTCCGGACCAAAGCTCCAAAGATTGACCAGATTCCCTACCGTCACATCAAATGCGCCACCACTTTGTGCGGAGATGGTCTGACTCAATGACAACACCTGCATCAACTCAGGTGACACCACCAGCCACTCGCCAACAGGATGCCCATTTAACTGCATTAATTCCGATTGCGGTTTCCAGGTCGACATTTGCAGATCAACATGCTCCAGCGTGTCCTCTATCCCCTGGCGTAACGCAGTCAGTTGTTCATCACTGACCGGATCGGCTATAGACACCACCCAGAAGGTACCGAAAATCCCACCCTCAAGATGCTTAACCTCGGGAGCTGTTTCAGTTTCAGTACAGCCAGCCAATACCAACAAACACAACAACACACCCGTCAGATACAGCGAACGCATTGGATTCATTAATCTGCCACCTTAGTTTTTAGGGAATTAGTCTTTATGGATTCAACCAGCCGCCTGCTGACGTACAAAGCGGGCTTCCATCTTCTTTAACAAACGCGCTACCGCCACAAACCCGAAGGTTGCCGTGACACAAGTGGCCGCACCAAATCCACCAGCACAATCCAGCCGCGTGGGGCCTCCCGCGTCTGGCTTGCGATGACAAACGCTGCCATCCGCCTGAGGATAACGCAATTGTTCAGTGGAGTAGACGCAGTCGATACCAAACTTGTCGGTTTTACTAAAACCGTGATGGCGCTTTAATACAGAGCGTAACTTGGCCGCCAGCGGGTCTTGAGAGGTTCGGGTCAGATCAGCCACACTGACCTGGGTCGGGTCAGTTTGCCCGCCAGCCCCGCCGATGGTGATCAGCGGGATTTTACGCCGTTTACACCAGGCAATCAGTGCCGCTTTGTCACGTACATTATCGATGGCATCCACCACATAATCGACATCATCCGGGATCAGCTCAGCAATATTAGCAGCTTGAATAAACGCCGCCTGAGTGTTTACCTGACAATAGGGATTAATATCCCGTAGGCGTGCGGCCATGACATCCACTTTCATCTGCCCGATACTGCTGGAAGTGGCATGCACTTGGCGGTTAATATTGCTGATGCAGATATCATCCAGATCGATCAGCGTAATCTGACCTATGGCGGTTCGGGCAAGCGCTTCAGCCACCCAGGAGCCCACACCACCAATCCCCACCACAACCACCTGTGCCTGACGATAGTACTCAGTCAATAATTCACCATAGAGACGCCGCGTGCCACCAAAACGCAGCTGATAATCACTATCAGCTGCAACTTGATCAGCATTGGATTGGGTTGCCTGAGTTACCATCCCATCACCTGTTTTACAAAGGGTACGGTAATACGGCGATGCGCACTCAAGGAGGCATGATCCAGTTGATCCAACACCTTGAGCAGATCGGTCAGATCACGTTTGCCATGATGCATAATATAGCGCAGCACTTCATCGCTGAGCTCAAAGCCACGACTGGATGCACGCGCTTTCAAGGTTTCAATTTTGGCCTCTTCATGCAATGGCTGTACCTGAAACACCATTCCCCAATGCAAGCGCGAGGTCAAATCGGGCAATTGTAACTGTAAGCCGGTGGGGGACTGTGTGGCCGCTGTCACTAGCGATACATTAGCAGCACGCAAGCGATTGAACAGATGAAAAACGGCTTCTTCCCAAACGCGCTTGCCAGCAATTTCCTGCAAATCGTCAAGACAAACCAGATCCATCTGCTCCAACCCCTCAAACAAAGAGGCATCGTAGTCAATCAATTCACTCAGGGGCAAATAAGCGGCGTGACGTCCCAGCGCATCAGCATGATGGCAACTACTCTGCAACAGATGTGAACACCCTTGCCCTGAGCTGCCCCAAAGGTATAGCATCTGCTCGCCCTGACCAGAGGCCGAGGCTTTGAGTGTTTCACACAGCAAGCCATTATCACCAATGATGAAATTCTCAAAGCGTGCCTCTTCTCGCAAAGAGATACCTAGTGGTAACTGAACAGGCGGTGTCAGATTAGACATAACTCAGTTCCAGAAAAATTCCAGCTGCCCGTCCGGCAGTTCGGTAAGTTGAGAGGTACTTAGCAGATCACGCTGCAAGGCAGAAACGGCACCGTCATAGTCAATGCTGACACGCAGCGTACCGGCATTGAAACTCACCGGTATGACCGCCTGAGAACCGAGGTGTTCCCTGAACAGATCCATCACCCGCAGATAATCACCCGCCTGATTTAAGCGGTACACGGTTACCAAGTAGCCGGGAGGCGTCATCTGTCCCGGCAGCGACAGTGGGGCTGCTATAGCATTCGGATCAATAGTGCTTATCTGAGGCAGGCTTGCCAACAACTCATCGACCTGTTCCTGCCAGTCGCCTTGTGTGGACAGTAACTGACGTTGTCCATCTTGCCAGACCACCCACTCGGTAAACGGCGTAGCACCACCGGCATCGACACGCCCCACCACCACAGCGTCAGCGGCATAACGTGTTGAGGCTGACAGCACCACTTCATCCGCACCGCGCCACAGCGCGTCTACGCTCAACGCCTGCTGATCAGCCAGGTCCATCAGCGGTGATAACACCGCCAAAGATGTCGGCGCCGATGCACGCAAGCCTTGAATCAGCGGATGACTGGCCGTTGCAAAATCACGCACACCAGCCCGCTCTTCAGCAAGCCAGACCAACATAGACTCGGCAGCAACCCCTTTCAGTGGCAACAACAACAGCAACATGGCCAGGGTTTGTTTCCATTTCAACCTGCTTGATTCGCTCTTTGTCATGGGCATTTGATTCCGATTGCTGATTTTTTAACCGATTTTCACAGAATTTGGTCCACAACTTTAACACACAATAGCCCAGTCACCATCAACCTGATAAACTTGCGAGCTGAATTTCTTCTTCTCATCCGTGATCTAAAGGTCGGATACACCATGTCTACAGATTCTGTAAAAACATCACTCAGTTACAAAGATGCCGGGGTTGATATCGATGCCGGAAACGCGCTGGTCGAGCGCATCAAAGGTGTGGCCAAACGCACTGCTCGCCCGGAAGTATTGGGTGGACTGGGTGGATTTGGTGCCCTGTGTGAAATTCCCGAAGGCTACCGAAAACCGGTGCTGGTTTCCGGCACTGACGGTGTAGGAACCAAACTACGCCTGGCCATGGAGCTGAACAAACACGACACTATCGGTATCGATCTGGTGGCCATGTGTGTAAACGATCTGGTGGTCGCAGGCGCTGAGCCACTGCTGTTTTTAGATTACTACGCCACCGGTCATCTGAATGTTGATATGGCCGCCGATGTGGTGACGGGTATTGGCAAGGGTTGTGAGCTGGCCGGTGCCGCGCTGGTCGGCGGTGAAACAGCTGAAATGCCGGGCATGTACGAAGGTGACGACTACGATCTGGCCGGTTTCTGCGTCGGGGTAGTGGAAAAAGATGAGATCATTGATGGATCCCTTGTACAAGCCGGTGATGCACTGTTAGCGCTGGCGTCTTCTGGCCCGCACTCCAACGGTTATTCACTGATTCGCAAGATTATCGAGTTCAGCCAGGCTGATCTACAACAGCCTATGGGTGATACCACGCTGGCGGCGGCTCTGATGGAGCCAACACGTATCTATGTGAAGCCGTTGCTGCAACTGATTAAAACCTTGCCGGTTCATGCGCTGTCTCACATCACTGGTGGTGGACTATTGGAAAATATTCCACGGGTTCTGCCGACCGATGCCAAAGCCGTACTGGATGCAGACAGCTGGACGCTTCCAGCCGTATTCGACTGGTTACAACAGGCTGGCAATGTGGACCTGCAAGAGATGTACCGCACCTTCAACTGTGGTGTAGGCATGGTCATTGCGGTTGCACAAACGGATAAAGCCCATGCACTTGAGCTGCTGAGCCAGTTGGGTGAAACGGCTTGGGAAATCGGTCACATCGAAACCGCCGCCGCAGGCGAAGCCCAGGTTGAAATGCGCTCCGGCAAAAGCGCATGAGCAAACGTATCGTTGCGCTGATCTCTGGCAGCGGTTCCAACCTGCAGGCGATCATGGACCAATGCAACCAAGGCATAATCAATGGAAAAGTGGTCGGCGTTATCAGTAATCGCGATGATGCCTTTGGCCTCAAACGTGCGGAAATGGCCGGTATTCCCGGCTATTTCATCAGCCATCGCGACTACACCAGCCGTGAAAGCTTTGATCAGGCGTTGATGCGCCAGATCGATGCCTGCGAGCCTGATCTGGTGGTGCTGGCGGGCTTTATGCGTATTTTAAGTCCGGAGTTTGTACGTCACTATGCCGGACGGCTGTTCAATATCCATCCGTCTTTGCTGCCACGCTATAAAGGACTTAACACTCACCAGCGGGTGCTCGAAGCTGGCGATCCTGAACACGGTTGCACAGTACATTTTGTGACCGAGGAACTGGACGGCGGACCTCTGGTCATACAGGCCAGAACAGCTGTATTGACCAGTGATGATTCAGCTTCGCTTCAGGGTCGTATGCATACGCTGGAGCATCAGATCTATCCGCTGGCCGTCAGTTGGTTCTGTGCTGAGCGACTCAAGCTGACAGAAGAGGGGGTATTGCTTGACGATACCCTACTTCCAGCTGCAGGCTTTCAACTGGAGTCTTAACGAGAGGATTGTGCATGTTGCGCAAAGGTTGCATTACATTATTTATACTACTGCTAAGCCTTCCGGCCTTGGCCGGCCAGGTTGAGTTAAAGCCCTACCGAGCGGTTTATGTCAATAAAGTAGATGCAACCATCTCCATCAGCGGTGAAGCGATTCGCGAGCTAAAACAACTGGAGGATGGTACCTGGGAACTCTCTGTTGAAGCCTCCGCGATGATGGCCAATATTCGCGAAGCTACGCGTGTCACCCAGCGGGACAATCAACTACTGCCGCTGCGTTATGACTATCATCGCCGTATCCTGACGCGCAATCGAACCGCTCAATTACGCTTTGACTGGGATGCCGGCCATGTCACTACCGATATCGATGACAAACCCTGGCGCATGGCGATAGAACCGGGCATACACGACAAGCTTAGCTACCAGTTGCAGATGCCAGCCGATATTGCCGACGGCAAAACCTCTCTCAGTTATCAGGTCGCCGATGGTGGCCGCCTGCAAACCTATCGATTCAATGTGACCGGAGAAGATCGGGTCGACACTCCAGCGGGTCAGTTCAATGCCATCCGTGTTGAACGCGACAGAGGCGAAGACTCCGATCGCGAAACCCTGATCTGGTTTGCACCAGAACTGGACTACCTGGTCGTCCGCCTGGAACAGGTTGAACCTAACGGTAACCGCTTTACCCTGCTACTAAAACAAGCCCAGTAATATGACCGACATTACCCTGCAAGCCGATACGGCTTATGAGAAATTGATACGCCTGGAAGCCAGCGCAGACACCAGCAGCGATGAGCTGTTCTGCTGCGCGTATTTGCTGGGACACTTAAGCCTGATCAACGGTCAGGAGTTTATAGATAGCGCAAGTCTTGACCAGTTGATGCATGACAGTCTGCAACAGGCGTTTACCATTGACCGCCTCTCGGATCAGGACAAGACCGCCATAGTGGCTCTTTGGGATAGTTTGTCTTTATCATCTGATCGGGATTAATCCTGAGCCGACCTTTCAACTTAGTATCATCCGCACTAGACTTAATAAAAAAGAATAAGGAGTGCATATGACCAAAGTACTGGTAGTGGATGATGAGCCAAACATCCTGTTATCACTCGAATTTTTGATGGAGCAAGCGGGATTTTCTGTATCAACGGCTGAAGACGGTGAAACCGCGCTGGAGCAGATCAATCAACTCGAGCCCGACCTGGTCTTGCTGGACATCAGTTTGCCGGGTATCAGCGGATTTGATGTGCTTGAAGCGTTGCGCAAGGACAGTCGCTTTACCCGGCTACCGGTGATTATGCTGACAGCCCACGGACGAGAGGTGGAACGTGAAAAAGGTATGGCACTGGGTGCCGATGACTACATCACTAAACCTTTCTCAACCCAGTCACTCGTTGAAAAAGTCCGGACACTGCTTCAGGAAGCGGGCTGAGACTATGCCAAAACGTCAGTTTCTTCTGGGTATCTGGATGCTGGCAACAGGCCTGGTTTCCTTTACGGCCATCGTCCTCGGTGCACTGCTGGATAGCCAGATCAGCGCTGATCCGTCCAGTCGTATTCTGCTATGGATCACGGCACTACTAACTCCGGCAGCAATGCTGTTTATCGGCTTCTGGCTGGAGCGTAAGCTTTTCTCCCCATTGCGACATCTTCAGATTCAATTTGCCCGGCTTGCAGCCAATCCAGATGCCAGAGATGACTTTAACCCGGAAGGCTGGCTTAGCGGTCTAAGCAGTGACTTTTCGCGCTTGCGTGAGGGTTGGCGCAATGACCGGGAGCTACTCAGCTCTGCCTGGGAAGAAGGCGCCCGTGATGCGGCGCGGATACGCCATGAACTTGAAGCTGTTCTGGCCGTACTGGAAACACCTCTGTTACTGTGCGACAAACACCAGCGTGTTCTCATGCTGAATCCCGCCGCTAAAGCCTTTTTTAGTAATCATC
This genomic interval carries:
- a CDS encoding YfiR family protein, translated to MRRFLIFFAFISVAFLAPGIMMAADSSSTDADREQQTAQQVSYIVSGIVSYSRWPDDIAPSKACIVGSTLYMQALFDQDVNRNSYAWQHYQDSDYGEVERCDIVYIGALTSSEQHNLLSEITGKPVLSISEHDPECYGGSLICLNLVEEGSSFQVNLDAVARSGIRIHPQVLKLGRE
- a CDS encoding DUF2066 domain-containing protein gives rise to the protein MTKSESSRLKWKQTLAMLLLLLPLKGVAAESMLVWLAEERAGVRDFATASHPLIQGLRASAPTSLAVLSPLMDLADQQALSVDALWRGADEVVLSASTRYAADAVVVGRVDAGGATPFTEWVVWQDGQRQLLSTQGDWQEQVDELLASLPQISTIDPNAIAAPLSLPGQMTPPGYLVTVYRLNQAGDYLRVMDLFREHLGSQAVIPVSFNAGTLRVSIDYDGAVSALQRDLLSTSQLTELPDGQLEFFWN
- the tcdA gene encoding tRNA cyclic N6-threonylcarbamoyladenosine(37) synthase TcdA, translating into MVTQATQSNADQVAADSDYQLRFGGTRRLYGELLTEYYRQAQVVVVGIGGVGSWVAEALARTAIGQITLIDLDDICISNINRQVHATSSSIGQMKVDVMAARLRDINPYCQVNTQAAFIQAANIAELIPDDVDYVVDAIDNVRDKAALIAWCKRRKIPLITIGGAGGQTDPTQVSVADLTRTSQDPLAAKLRSVLKRHHGFSKTDKFGIDCVYSTEQLRYPQADGSVCHRKPDAGGPTRLDCAGGFGAATCVTATFGFVAVARLLKKMEARFVRQQAAG
- a CDS encoding OmpA family protein translates to MRVLILLVCMLTLTACQLFQERGLNAEQVAVLQKHGFQFSDEGWEFGLAAKVLFKFDSDDIAPASQQTIATIIHDFLEVGISGLTLEGHTDTFGDPAYNLELSQRRASAVAEVMISSGMPRENILVRGMGDAKPIADNNTFSGRSENRRVTIIVAN
- a CDS encoding FAD:protein FMN transferase, whose product is MNPMRSLYLTGVLLCLLVLAGCTETETAPEVKHLEGGIFGTFWVVSIADPVSDEQLTALRQGIEDTLEHVDLQMSTWKPQSELMQLNGHPVGEWLVVSPELMQVLSLSQTISAQSGGAFDVTVGNLVNLWSFGPEQRPDEIPEPEQLQTRLATAGYQGLELDTSASQARRQRDFFIDLSGVAKGFGVDEVARYLTAQGLSHFLVNIGGELVASGEREPGQSWRIGIELPHSGVQVAHHIIPVKDMSIATSGDYRNYFEVDGQRFSHTINPLTGWPINHRVASVTVLTPENAEADAWATAMMVLGTEGMPLAESLQLRVLMLERNADGWTTHLSSAMVEYLGEEKAQALLHGEQ
- a CDS encoding YfcL family protein, with protein sequence MTDITLQADTAYEKLIRLEASADTSSDELFCCAYLLGHLSLINGQEFIDSASLDQLMHDSLQQAFTIDRLSDQDKTAIVALWDSLSLSSDRD
- a CDS encoding diguanylate cyclase domain-containing protein, giving the protein MSQNTSVNYRKVVTLRGLMHKAQIRSNLVGIITSGTILTVLGLFALVNLADHNQKLVSRVLSYTLEAAVVFKDSDAIREGINLILETEKLSEVVVFDEYGKTLYEWNASSKTQWGQIERQLLGLILDQPRIVPVRHNGEQVGELQIYTDGSVFFIFMMCGVLAVFFSLIISTLGANIEGGRIHSFICKSVQELASIARKIARERSFKLRAPLSSIYEIRELAEDLNILLDEIETWEGHLQQENTSLSYKANHDSLTGVSNRAYFERVLSQQVISAREKGRRLALLYIDGYQFKSINDTFGHAAGDEVLVTTAKRLGALIREQDQLARLGGDEFAILIQPLQQDQDLERMASKIVDAMSHPIILESGERVSFSLTIGVATFPQQGETPKALMQAADDAMYTAKKNEKNFHIS
- a CDS encoding DUF3108 domain-containing protein encodes the protein MLRKGCITLFILLLSLPALAGQVELKPYRAVYVNKVDATISISGEAIRELKQLEDGTWELSVEASAMMANIREATRVTQRDNQLLPLRYDYHRRILTRNRTAQLRFDWDAGHVTTDIDDKPWRMAIEPGIHDKLSYQLQMPADIADGKTSLSYQVADGGRLQTYRFNVTGEDRVDTPAGQFNAIRVERDRGEDSDRETLIWFAPELDYLVVRLEQVEPNGNRFTLLLKQAQ
- a CDS encoding response regulator transcription factor, with amino-acid sequence MTKVLVVDDEPNILLSLEFLMEQAGFSVSTAEDGETALEQINQLEPDLVLLDISLPGISGFDVLEALRKDSRFTRLPVIMLTAHGREVEREKGMALGADDYITKPFSTQSLVEKVRTLLQEAG
- the purM gene encoding phosphoribosylformylglycinamidine cyclo-ligase, producing the protein MSTDSVKTSLSYKDAGVDIDAGNALVERIKGVAKRTARPEVLGGLGGFGALCEIPEGYRKPVLVSGTDGVGTKLRLAMELNKHDTIGIDLVAMCVNDLVVAGAEPLLFLDYYATGHLNVDMAADVVTGIGKGCELAGAALVGGETAEMPGMYEGDDYDLAGFCVGVVEKDEIIDGSLVQAGDALLALASSGPHSNGYSLIRKIIEFSQADLQQPMGDTTLAAALMEPTRIYVKPLLQLIKTLPVHALSHITGGGLLENIPRVLPTDAKAVLDADSWTLPAVFDWLQQAGNVDLQEMYRTFNCGVGMVIAVAQTDKAHALELLSQLGETAWEIGHIETAAAGEAQVEMRSGKSA
- the hda gene encoding DnaA regulatory inactivator Hda; translated protein: MSNLTPPVQLPLGISLREEARFENFIIGDNGLLCETLKASASGQGEQMLYLWGSSGQGCSHLLQSSCHHADALGRHAAYLPLSELIDYDASLFEGLEQMDLVCLDDLQEIAGKRVWEEAVFHLFNRLRAANVSLVTAATQSPTGLQLQLPDLTSRLHWGMVFQVQPLHEEAKIETLKARASSRGFELSDEVLRYIMHHGKRDLTDLLKVLDQLDHASLSAHRRITVPFVKQVMGW
- the purN gene encoding phosphoribosylglycinamide formyltransferase encodes the protein MSKRIVALISGSGSNLQAIMDQCNQGIINGKVVGVISNRDDAFGLKRAEMAGIPGYFISHRDYTSRESFDQALMRQIDACEPDLVVLAGFMRILSPEFVRHYAGRLFNIHPSLLPRYKGLNTHQRVLEAGDPEHGCTVHFVTEELDGGPLVIQARTAVLTSDDSASLQGRMHTLEHQIYPLAVSWFCAERLKLTEEGVLLDDTLLPAAGFQLES